The genomic stretch aagtggtttgctgagcatgatattactgtgctttattggccagccaatatgcctgacctgaatctatgggatattttcaagagaaagatgagaaacagtcgatccaacaatatacagatgatctgaaggctcaatagtgcctcagcagtgccacaggctgatcacttccatgccacacttcactgatgcagtaatttgtgctaggagcaagtcatttgctgtaatatgtcctgccaatcaagtattgagtgcacaaaagaacatactttaaagaacttgaacttttctgttttgcaaatccattttttgattgatcttaggaaatattctaatattttgaaatactggattttggactttcatgagctgtacgctctaatcatcaaaattaaaaaaaaaaaacttttgaaatgttttactttacatatagggaatctagaatatatgaaagtttcatttttaaaaataatttataataaaaaaatgaactttttgatgatattctaattatatgaccagcacctgtatattattgtctttgaacttccgtttttgcgatAGTTCTTTAtgtttctatggcatcgctctCAAAGAATatttagctggtgaagtggatttacttgttgtagagttcatgaaagttatcatgagcataatgtttaaagcagatgtcttaacaaatgtcaatagactaggaagattttaaaacgagcagttaattcataaatacgtaagatcgctgtggaaatgcaaaccggaagacaaaagacaacgagctCAGCgttgaaaaggggcggggctacataaggtctattgttgaaaaaattaatttcccCTGGTGTCTGCGCGCGCGCGATAAGTGGGCGGGGAATATGCTAATGTGCTAAGGTaacgtcacaacgaaacggcttgggattcgttttacaaacgactcgtttaattgactcagagtcgactcttacttttgagagactaTATCTTTATATACGGTGTACTTTCAGATTAacaactttgcaggatgttttcattcacttagagctatgtgacgcactacatgaaaggtaattttcaaaaatccataataggggcactttaataaaacacattatcGTCATTCGTCACTATTATTAGCTATTTGTTCTCTCAGCACATCAAATGCTGATCACCGCCGTTCTTGTCATAAGTTTTCAAAACAGCGCAGTAGATGCGGAACATCACCGTCACTGATTAGTGTTCATAACAGCGCACTACACACTGAACATCACTACGCTCAGTCAGCAGTGACAGTCAATCATAGCAAACGCTGGAAGGTCTCTTGTGGATTCAGAAGGAACTTTAACTCATTTCTCTGGATGTAGGTGACGTTTTCATGCGAGTTCTGCCTTACTGACATACTGAACTACAATCACTGGTCGACTGCTCTGTTTCCTTCTGGACGCGGGCTGCTGAATCGGGTCACTGACCTTCAGGCGTTTCAGTGACCATGGTGGAAATTCACTTAGGAAAGAAATGAATTCTTTCAATGAAACATCGCCTGAGACTAACCTGGAGAATTATAACTATATTTTCGCCGATGAGACTTACAAACTCCTGACGTTCACCATCGGATCTATCGGTGTCCTGGGCTTCTGTAATAACATCATCGTCATTATTCTCTACTTCAGATTCAAGAGACTCCGAACACCAACTAATTTGTTAATAGTGAATATAAGTGTCAGCGATCTGCTGGTGTCCCTCACTGGAGTTAATTTCACATTCGTCTCGTGCGTGAAGAGAGAATGGGTCTTTAATTCTGCCACATGTGTTTGGGATGGATTCAGCAACAGTTTATTCGGTCAGTTCTGTCTTTAGTCCTCATGTATGGATAGAGTCACCTGAATAAGTTTTCAAGTAGACTATACTTTGAATTCAGAGACGgcattcttacttttttttttttcttaaatgtttatttcatcaATAGACAGATAACGGATCACTTGATTAGCCTATTTGTTCTATTTCTTAATGGGGTTTGGTCATGGCTAGTCTATTCGTCTGACTGTAGCCTTGTCTGATCTATCTGAaaacttttgttatttttaaaagtgttttggtCAGTTGTCATTAAAATGGTCTTATATTAAAGGAATGAAGACGGTTGCTGTGTTAATCCAGAGAAAATGTTAAGAACAAAACGTTTTTACAAGTCACGGCGTTGTATTTTTGCTGCAGTTAGGTATACcttgatacattttaaaaacgttATAGAAAGCACATCTAAGCACATATTAAATAAGCAAAagctaatcatttaaaatcatcGTGAACATACCTGCGTAGGTTTACTACGGAAGCCAAACCGGATCAAAACTGGACTTGGTTTTAAAAGAACGTAATCATCAGTAAAAAATACTAACGTACAGTAGATCCTACCACATTACTTAGTTTGTGGGACGCTATCTACCACAAATGCCTGACATTAAGTAAATTGTGAGTAAGTTGCGATTCTTTATATtatctttatattatttcagcTTTGTGAATGTCGAATTTTGTCGACGCACGAAACATTTCCCTACATTTCTCACTCGCGTCAAAACTCACCGGATCATCGCGCGCAGCGAGTCTGACAGGATTTTCTGACAATATACCTACCTCACGACAAATTATCTTATCTTATGTGTATATAACAACAAATTGGAGTAATGTGCTAACTTTTAGGTGTATGTTAGTACCTGTAAGTATGGAATCGCTGGTAATATCATAAATATGAGAAATATAACATAGGCGACAAAAGAGACTGCATTGTTAACATAAAATGAATTTGGATAGCATACCTGAAAACATTTGGTCTTGTAataatttgatgagaaatgttcatATTGAGGTCTTTTGCTAAGATCTTAGAAAATCAGAGGACAGTTTGATATATTGTTGAGAGCTATCTTTTTCAACTTGTGAATAGACGTGAGATTGTAGTCTTTTTCTTCAAAATCTTAAGGGCAGGCAACTTCAACAAAATTCTCTGTCATTTTGTCTTTTCTACCCCAAATGATGTCACTGATCATCCTCTACTCATTGATGCAATCTTATTCAAGTTACTGAGGGATTTGCACCTGAATCAAATTATATAAAGGAAAGGTATGATATGGTTAACTTAGTTAATTatatcagatgcagctttatggTCATAAGAACATTTGTGCTCAATTATTTGATATTGTTTACAGCAAAAGGCAAATGCACAACTCTAAGCATTCGTAAACAACTGtgacacatttattaaaataaatgtccaTCTGGTGCAGGGAAAGATAAAGTCAAATAGAGTCTGATAATGACACTTTAATGGACCAGAAATAACTGGCAGTATATCAACAACACATCTGTGAGAGGATATGCTTTGAGAAGAGCTTTGTAATCTCATTTCTGAAAGATATATGGTCATTTTATGCACCTGCACCCCCAAGGTCACACTTTTCTAAGTCCAAAAACTATCATCACACATGATTGCTTCTGTATTGCCTCATTTGATGCATATAGATGTGAAATTGGCTCCCTTTTATGCTTCTACAGTTGTTTGACCTCCATTTTTGCTCCCTTGCGAATtgactcatttaaataaaaaaaacagttttatgaGATGTAGCTTAATGTGTAATTCTGCGTCATATTCTACATCAAAATTACCAAGCCCAGTTCTATGTGATGTAAAAAGAGGTCTGTATGTGAATACTTCTGACAGCTGAGAGGAAACACGCTAGTGCTGTCTCCCCACCGGCCTGCATCTGTCACAGAGGACTGTGGATGTCTGGGTAATTGGGGGAATGTGTCTGCGAGTCTCTTGCCAGAGTAGTCTCTGTGGATACTGCCATTCAGAGATACAGTTATTTACTTCTAAAAAAGAAATGATACCAATTACTGTGATCCATTGTCTGCTGAAGTTAGGACTGTATCCTGGCAGcttgatttctgtaaaagaagatctatctatttatctatctatctatctgtttgtctgtctgtctgtctgtttatctaggTCAGCTGTCTCtttatctctcttctcatccttTAAGGTATCGTGTCCATCATGACTCTCTCCGGGCTGGCGTATGAGCGCTACATCCGTGTGGTTCATGCCAAGGTCATTGACTTCCCATGGGCCTGGAGGGCCATCACACACATCTGGCTGTACTCTTTGGCCTGGACTGGAGCTCCTCTCCTGGGATGGAATCGCTACACGCTGGAAGTCCATCAGTTAGGCTGCTCTCTCGACTGGGCGTCTAAAGATCCCAATGATGCTTCCTTCATTCTTTTCTTCCTCCTCGGATGCTTCTTTGTCCCTGTGGGTGTCATGGCCTACTGTTATGGAAACATTTTGTATACAGTGAAAATGGTAAGGCAAACACTTTTCTTTAAATATGTGTGCCACAAACTGAAAAAATGGTAACCTAAAAATGATACcatctaaattaactggtttcaagtcaaaaatattatttaatattgctttataaacctaaatacattaatttataccaacatttatttttatgggttaaatcaccgctgtgtgttgctcagagacgcacaATTGTTCTGCTATGgctttataggtaatattttcgttggcaaaattgagcaaaagcagacaatattgtgtctaaaatataacacaatatattaacttcttatttattgaactgttgtgtataaaatcaatatcacatttgcactcgtgctattcgggacaaaaacagcactcgtgtggTATTgcttaaaggtggggtatgtgTTATGTAACAatactgtttggaagttagtcagtCAGTTAGGcagacaccaacaacaaacgtgtaaccagTCACCATTAGTGGGCATATGACGGTCGTGGAGACAGAACGAGAAAgcgggagatttgaagaaagaaaaaacacagaaagagagatgatgagacacaatacaaaacagctcaaaaaatATCaatggaatgaaggtttatgactgggcaagtgctttaggacccgcgtttataTTAGGAAAGatttccagtgctggagagagttaagcgggaaggcctgaaaacagacatggaggctgctttgattccgcttcacGTGTGAGTAaggagggtgagttttggaggcagagcaatgaagagaggggtgggtttctttgggttcatttcaaatatcaacaatgtatgaaaatgttgaaaaaatacataccccacctttaactATATTATGATATAAATGATATCATGATGAGACAAAAGCTTATACACAGGCATTTTTCCcctgatatcttgaattttaggggcatATATGCCCTGCATCATCAccaatcaactgtatgaaatgtaagatgaaCTGCATAGGTCTCGGGCGGGACGAGTGCATTAAAtgcgttaataattttaatgcattttttttccccaaaactAGGCTAATTAATTAAGTtattgatgaataaggtttttaaaagtgtaaaaaaaaacctaatggagatataattaatttagaagttttattaagtgttaacaatgagattatgtggtttttataatcaattaacaccgtttttgtcatttttttacaagatggacaaaatttgtcaccaaaaaagtcattcggtttagccaaaatttcagttttactgaaaGACACTTtcggttataccaaatgacgatatttccaaacaatgctaacaggctgatatctagttagctagcaaaaggacaatcaaacattttatatttagtataagtttttaaaatattacaacattttccatgttttatagcggttgtaccgaatgacctgatgtgtgaaaacatgaatttttcaaatagttaagagagagttagtaacTTTGCTTCACAACTGTGTGTTCCTTTgtaggtgtctgaatgatgtcacatcctgtcacatgaaaTTGAATGCATGACTTGATCcgaaatggtccctttatattggttactctgaatgacatggataaaattcttttttccggacattctttctcctaacaaagcaacgactt from Ctenopharyngodon idella isolate HZGC_01 chromosome 13, HZGC01, whole genome shotgun sequence encodes the following:
- the opn3 gene encoding opsin-3, yielding MNSFNETSPETNLENYNYIFADETYKLLTFTIGSIGVLGFCNNIIVIILYFRFKRLRTPTNLLIVNISVSDLLVSLTGVNFTFVSCVKREWVFNSATCVWDGFSNSLFGIVSIMTLSGLAYERYIRVVHAKVIDFPWAWRAITHIWLYSLAWTGAPLLGWNRYTLEVHQLGCSLDWASKDPNDASFILFFLLGCFFVPVGVMAYCYGNILYTVKMLRSIQDLQTVQTIKILRYEKKVAVMFLMMISCFLVCWTPYAVVSMLEAFGRKSIVSPTVAIIPSLFAKSSTAYNPVIYAFMSRKFRRCMLQMLCSRLASLQHTIKDRPLTRIEHPVRPIVMSHSRADRPKKRVTFNSSSIVFIIASNDTHPLDITTKWNDVPDIDAIQVRPL